GATTTCCGCTCAAGACTGAAAACGTTACATGTAAACTCAAGTCTCTAAGGAGGGAACATGATCCGAGGCGGAGCAAATGCAGAATTCCTCCAGATTGCTGAAGGGTTAAGATGGCACTGGGCGGAAAGACACAAGAGTGGACATGTTGTATGTGATGATGCAGGAATGGTGGGGGGGCGTCTTATCCCTGCATGCAGATCCTGTCATGTCATAGAAAGTCTGCTTTTCTTTCAGTCGTCCCTTCTTTGCGGACATAGATGTTACCCAGCTTTTCTAGACTCCTGAATGACAGATCTGCCTCGTCATGCAAGGATGTTGGAAGAATGGCAGTATCACtgtgtattggtgtatatgtggtgATGCCGCACTGGGAGGCGCGACCGGTCACTTACCAGatagtgaagtgtgactccactgcagtagtggttggtcgagatatagctcagccaggtgttatgctgtcgtgacgccagtgccagttgggcacacaggtatgggggcacacctgcttttagtttaatgaggctggctataccctttcccctctggtcagtaacctgccgggctattTGGGGCCCCTTGGGAGCCTATCACGGTGGTCCTGAGTGgaattgtgacccacccggactatcggagatgacccaaggaaggtgcaatgactgtgtaggtgcttggataagaatcatgtcccgttacaataaataaactcttcattactgcaggaatacttaatacagtgatacacaatagTCTTTTGGCTTGATACGATACCTTGGATTTTAGTACCGAGATCTGTGCTGGGAGCTTGAGAAAGagtacagccgtgctgactgagttgcgtgctaatAGGTAGAAGAAGtttagagaagtagagaggaggatgtcgagagagtcccaacccaaagtagtactgtgctctgccggaacttgagaagtagaatagaTAGTAATACTTGAAGgtagaaagaatacttgtgcccatgttttgactcttttggtccttgcaccacctattgcccaccagtgtcgggcgacttgtcctagaggatgacacaagccccagaccttgttacctgggaagagcagagtggccaaggtttcctggtgaCACCCATGCTGCGAGATAAAGTACGtaggctcctagcaactttgctctatctggatcagttcctatttcttcaggatactgtcctgcacttttagactggttctcggcgtgggctgggatgatctctgacttgtcctctctaagtgagTGTTCAGCACTACACAGtgtatagaagtgctgctttcaagaaacgagTGGTAAGGTGTCTCATGTGTATCCATTCTCAACAGAGACCAACCCAAGactgtccacaggggacctggcataagcaaGGGCCCTACTTGGCTACGACAATGActgttctggcttgcgtccttcctctaccaaagccagagtaagactcactaaggtgtggctacaatTCCTCTTCCCAGGTAACTTCCTTCTACAGCATctgtaacgtgtgctgtgagtgggtgagaagagagtgcaagagaaagagaagaatagagataggCAGAAAAGAGAAAGcgctcccattggtgcacaggtcCTAAAAACAataacagctgtgcaatacttaggtacacaatatacattttagcgacatctagtggaaaaactcaggtactacttcattaccactttcactttgaagtacagacttttgtgaggggtgtacagacaagaaacacccgtggtggtacaccacagtatcacacatggtaggcttagatacaccagctcgtaggctcctagcaactttgctctatctggatcagttcctatttcttcaggatactgtcctgcacttttagactggttctcggcgtgggctgggatgatctctgacttgtcctctctaagtgtgcgttcagcactgcatagtgctgctttcaagaagagaGTGCTCTTGTTTCCATGTGCGCCTGTTCACTAtgacacctcagactacactgaaCACTGACTAGTTGTAAGTCCtcccacaggggacctggcataagccagggcccagcttgaccgcTGTAGGGAcagttctggcttgtgtccttcctctacagagtaaGGCTCCCAAAGGTGCGCctacacttcctcttcccatgtgacaacttcctacagcatatgtaacacctgctgtgagtgggtgagaagagagtgcaataAAAGAAATGAGAAAGGTAGAAAAGAAAaggagctctcattggtgcacagatcacagagacaATAACCCCTTAACGGCTACAGCTGTGCAATTCTTAGGCATATAGTACATATACtaccgacatctagtggtaaaacataGGTAATACTTCACTACCACTGATACTTGGAAGTACAgccttttgtgaggggtgtaaagagaagtaacacccgtggtgggacacctcaTATATACCATAGAGACAGCCCATGTAGCTGCTATGGGGGTCTGGAGAGAGGGGGCTCAGTCCTAGTTACACCTAAGAGGCCCATGGCACTCCTATCCCATGGGGCATTTCATTGGTGCTTCCTATAGCTGGGACCCCCAACAATCACAACAATGGGGGATCCTGTTACTTGTATACAGTGTAGGTCAGACATATGCGTGTTGCTCCATTCAAGTGTATAGTCCAGAtagctatgtacagtatgtgctcaGCATATATTTGTGTACGGCCCATAGAGTTGAATGGAGCAACATTACACATGTCAATTCAACCAAGTTTAATTCTCATGACCAGTGGGGATTCCAGCGGTTGGGCCGTTATCAATCAAACACACAGCCCCTATCGTACTTATAGGCtatgacagggatggggaaccttcggccctccagctgttgcaaaactacagttcccatcatgcctggacagccaaagtgaagctttggctgttcaggcaagataagaattgtagttttgcagcagctggagggccgaaggttccccatccctgggctaTGAGTATCTTATGTGTTGtctccctgcagtgcccccacaggggaaatgatGCATTACACATTGCCCATTCAAACAACACAaagcaggacaggtcctccaggaaGAGAGACACTCTTTATAACCTCGCTCCAATCTGATCAAGATATGAGGATCCTGACCACAGGGCtgccatttttttaaaacaacaaaaaaaatccctaaaactggacagcccctttagtAAAGAATTCATCATTTTCAGGCTCTTAAcagatgagtgaactttgagcatgtccaaacctgaacgctcagcatttcaTTACCAGTAGCTGAAAAATtcggatgcagccccagggagtcctggaaaacatggatacagccataggccgaaCAATAAGACTCAAGCAGCCGGAGTTGTGTTCATCTCCATGAACAATAattgtctccattcactgacagcagcagaAATCTCTTGTGTGTACAGTGACAAATCTGGAGTCTTATCAGTACAGGGAAACGTCTCGGCCATATTTGACTAAGATAACGCCTTTAGGTGACCTTCTAACATGGAGTTTTCTGTCCTTGGTGATTGCTTTCCAGGTGTCATTACTTGCTATGGTCGCCTTCTATATCCTCGGGCTGtatctaccgtgtttccccaaaaataagacagtgccttatatacaaTTTTTCTCCAAAAtaggcacaatgggggagatttatcaaactggtgtaaagtagagctggctcagttgcccctagcaaccaatcagattccacttttcattcctcacagacactttgaaaaatgaaaggtggaatctgattggttgctacgtaggcttctagcaactttgctctatccggatcagttcctcttccttcaggatactgtcctgcactgttagactggttctcgggcgtgggttggggtgatccctgacttgtcctctctaagtgagTGTTCAGCACTACACAGtgtatagaagtgctgctttcaagaaacgagtggtaaggtgtctcatgtgcatCCATTCTCAACAGAGACCAACCCAAGactgtccacaggggacctggcataagcaaGGGCCCTACTTGGCTACTACAATGActgttctggcttgcgtccttcctctaccaaagccagagtaagactcactaaggtgtggctacacttcctcttcccaggtaacttccttctacagcatctgtaacgtgtgctgtgagtgggtgagaagagagtgcaagagaaagagaagaatagagataggCAGAAAAGAGAAAGcgctcccattggtgcacaggtcCTAGAAACAataacagctgtgcaatacttaggtacacaatatacattttagcgacatctagtggcaaaactcaggtactacttcattaccactttcacTTTGAAGTACAGAgttttgtgaggggtgtacagacaagaaacacccgtggtggtacaccacagtatcacacatggtaggcttagatacaccagctcagctgaCACTATGAATTACACGTAATAAACATAGATACACCGATATaccggctcagcagacagtataacCTATGATGTGGATTTAGATTCAGCAAagcagatagtatcacatatgataggcttaCATTATATTCTAGCTCAGTAGACTGTATCTATTACAGATAATAAACTTAGATACATCAGCCCAGCAGACAGAATTACACATAATAGAGTTAGATACGCCAGCCCAGCACACAGTATTacatatgataggattagatacaccagcccagcagacagtattaaacgtgataggattagatacaccagcccaGCAGACAGTATTACATATAAAAGGGttagatacaccagcacagcagaCAGTATTACATATGATAGGGTTAGATACACCAGACCAGCAGACAGTATTACATATGATAGGGTTAGATACACCAGACCAGCAGACAGTATTACATATGATAGGGTTAGATGAGAtttctcagcaggcagtatcacaccggAAAGGCTTAGATATTCCATCTCAGCATACGGTATCTCACATGGTTGGCTTAGATACACATTACTAAAACTTCAGGATTCTGCCTTCCTATCTCTGATTTGAGACGTCACATCATAAAATTGACATCTTTTGTGtaaatttaacaatttttttctttttttttttaactttcatttACACATTTATtaatttccttttctttttaactTTCATTTTCTCAAAGAGAAGATCTATTCTCGTCCCCATTACTGCGACGCTGCTTTCATTTCACTTGTCTTATATACTGAGATGGAGGCGATTACATCCACGTAGAAAGGCGGCATAAATAATCGCCTTCCTTATCTGACGTGGGTGAAGATTGTCCGTCCACACCCTTATATCAGCGCACATGATTACAGGGAGCAGCCATGATGAATGTTCTGCAGTTTAGGATTTGGTGCCATCTGCTGGACTAGTGAGAaatttcctaatatttaaagttatccacaggacagggcaggggtagggaaccttggctctcagctgttgcaaaactacaactcccatcatgcctggacagccaaagctaaagctttggctgtccaggcatgatgggagttgtagttttgcaacagctggagagccaaggtttcctatccctgggatagggggataacaagctgatctatgggggtctgaccactgatcATAATCAATTAGATTCTGCAGCACAAATACAAGGTGTTCTAAGAATCacttgtgtgctgtgtatatagaccacGCTGCTCGTCTTCCTGATTTACATAACTTTTATTCATTTCTGTGGTTTGTATATCTGCTTTATGTGTTGGACATATTTGTGTTAGTTACATTCTCGGCTGGATGTGTTGGTGGCGTTCTGTTGCTCTGGCATGGTCGTGTTGTCCGTGGCGCTATTCTCTCGGTGATGATGATATGACACCTCTGTAAGGTTTATATTCTTCCCCTTCACATGAACTAACACGGCTGCCTTATACTTCTTCCTGGGTCTAAAGTCTGACCCCACCGAGCCAGTCTGTTCCTCTTTATCAAAGCCTGACACCTGCCCCTTCTCATTATGGCTGCCTACAGTTTTGGTGCAGGGGCCCTCTGTTCTGCGCGGGCCTTTAGTGGCAGCCATACTTTTAGGGAGGTTTTTCTGGTTCCTGCGGATGGGTTGCTGGTCACATACTGTAAAGCTGTACACCAATAGCTTCTCAGTGAGAGAGCGGAGGTCAGATGACGGTCGCTCCACCCTATTCTTCTTATCTATGGTACGTCGTTGTGTAACTTGGGAAGATGCatatggaaagacttgagctGCAgaaatataacagctataatactgtcccatatgtttaagaatataactactataatactgctccctatatacaggaatataactactataatactgctcctatatacaggaatataactactataatacttctcctacatacaagaatataactactataatactgctcctatatacaagaatataactactataatactgcccctacagtgactccaagaagtatttgatcccttgctgattttctttgtttgcccactaataaagacatgatcattctatacttgtaatggtagatgtattctaacatggagagacagaatattaaaaagaaaatccagaaaataaatctaaggaatatatattaattgatttgtatttcatggagtgaaataagtatttgatcccttagtattcattagcagttctggcttttacagaccagttagacactcccaatcaacttgttacctgacctgaggccacctgttctcactaatcacttgtgtgaaaaacaactgtccacagaatcagacagatcacacagatttcaagtctccaacatgggtaaaaccaaagagctgtcacaggacctcagagtcagaattgttgaccttcacaaagctggaatgggctacaaaaagattagtaaggtgttggatgtgaaagtaacaactattggtgcaattatcagaaagtttaaagagtataacatgacaatcaacagaccttggcccggtgctccaaagaagatttcgcctcgtggggtggcaatgatgctgagaacagtcagaaatcgtcctgcaactaCTCGGCAGGAGTtggcaaatgacctgaaggcagctgggaccacagtttgcaaggaaacaattggcgacactttgcgcaacaatggattcacatcctgcagtgcccgaaaggtaccccagctgaagagagcacatgtggaggcgcgcctcaagtatgccaatgatcatttgaaagatgaaccaatttattgggagaaggttttgtggtcagatgagaccaaaattgaactttttggcctcaactccacccgccatgtgtggaggaagaaaaatgctgcctatgaccccaagaacactgtgcccaccgtcaagcatggaggtggaagcataatgttttgggggtgtttctctgccaagggtacagggctacttcaccgcatcactgggaagatggatggagccatgtaccgcacaatcctgagggacaacctcctcccctctgccagggttctgaaaatgggccgtggttgggtcttccaacatgataacgaccctaaacatagagcaaaggcaacaaaggattggctcaagaaaaatcacattaaggtcatggagtggcccagccagtcgccagacctcaatccgatcgaaaatctatggagggagctgaaggtcagagttgccaagcgacagcccaccaaccctcatgatttagagagaatctgcaaagaagagtgggccaaaattccccctggtgtgtgtgctaaacttgtggtttactacaacaaacgtctcaccgctgtgcttgcaaacaaaggctttgccactaagtattgagtgtgtttggcaagagggatcaaatactttttttcctcattgaaatacaaattaattaaaatatattctttaaaattatattctggatttttttcttgatattctgtctctccatgttagaatatatctaccattaaaagttcTGAAGGAtggtgtctttattagtgggcaaacaaagaaaatcagcaagggatcaaatacttcttggactcactgtatatacaagaatatacaactataatactgctccctatatacaagaatataactactataatactgctcctatatacaagaatataactactatttatttatttatttattttttatatatttatttatgaaaaCTTTTTCACAGTTATGCAAAGATATAAAATCAATTTTACAAAATACAATGTCAAAACATACGGCATATCAAAAAACCCTTGCACATAATCCATAAttatcccaaccccccccccccccccggactgaagaagaaaaaaaaacaaaccatgtCACTCCTAAGCCCATTTTCCCCAAAAACACTGGTACTTGTGAATACCATTTCTTTTCTTTAAATACCAAATTCGTTCATACAACATGATTTTGTTAACCGTATTTATCCATTCTTGAACAGAGGGAGGAGTTACCGCTATCCAATTTCTAAGGATAACCAACCTAGCGTAAAACAACACCCTTACGATAAGCCTCTCGTGTTTCGTAATTTTACTGGAGTCCCCCAGGATTAACGTAAGCGGATCCCTGGGAACCTTATATTTGAGCTTCCCATCCAGTGTGTCACAAACTTCCCTCCAATACTCCCCAACACTTTGACAGGACcaaaacaaatgcaaaaaatcAGCATCTTCCAAATTACACTTGGGACATTGAGCTTTTTCGGAAATACCCATTCTACCCCATTGTCTAGGTAAGTAATAAACAACATGCAACAGTTTAAACTGTATAAATTTATGGGCTTCGCAAAGAGATACTCTACTTAGGTTTCCCAAAATCCGCTCACGACTCTCCTCTCCTATATCACCCAGGGAGGCACTCCATTTGGCCCAACATTTATCCGTCGCTTTACAGGGGACCACCATAACCAGGGACTTATATATGAATGAGAGGGACTTCTTGCATGCCGGATCAGCGACAAATCTATTAAACAAAACAGAACTACATATTTGAAAACCATGAACCGCCCCCGAGTGAATTTTTACAAATTCTAATTGTTTATAGAAAAACCAGTGACTGGTATCCAGACCGTATAACTCTTGAAGTGCCTGAAACTTAATAAGTGAACCATTTTCAAATAATTGACTTAAC
The nucleotide sequence above comes from Dendropsophus ebraccatus isolate aDenEbr1 chromosome 8, aDenEbr1.pat, whole genome shotgun sequence. Encoded proteins:
- the ACRBP gene encoding acrosin-binding protein, which translates into the protein MEVLGGLTSMVLCRQWSHRCTYIGRRARYRWLWQAFIILWWTRTWIPVDVTSPDPARPGSPLSEEEYQIFIKLIQPEWKAKRLCHIRRVSGCKDPQVFGYDLVENHGQIPKGPVCTELDTLHRFNSFCHFAMFRCTEERFYIKRIPCSSQPPPAQVFPYASSQVTQRRTIDKKNRVERPSSDLRSLTEKLLVYSFTVCDQQPIRRNQKNLPKSMAATKGPRRTEGPCTKTVGSHNEKGQVSGFDKEEQTGSVGSDFRPRKKYKAAVLVHVKGKNINLTEVSYHHHRENSATDNTTMPEQQNATNTSSRECN